Genomic window (Rhododendron vialii isolate Sample 1 chromosome 4a, ASM3025357v1):
GTCGAGACGTCGGAAATTCGGTTCTCAACCCCAGCCCCAAAACTGATCACAAAATTGTCTCAAACGGCAAGCAACCGACTTCCTCCCCCAATCCACTATGACTTCTTTGCCCAAGCCCACCTGCACTTTCGCTAGGATTCCAAGCTCGGCAGAATTCACTCTTGGTGTGGCTCAAAGAAAATTTCCAGATACACCAAGACTTGGGACTAGATCCACCACGACCAAGCTACGGTGACAAACCAGATCCACTAATTGTGTGATCGGCCACATGACAACGTTTGGTCCAGAGTCCACTTGCTCCAgcttcaattgcttgaatatgAGAGTATATTGTGTTTACTACATGAACAGTTGCTCGTCTAGCTAGACGAGGCACTGTTACAAAGTTACATATTTTGTAAAATAACCAGGGAGGAAGCGAGGCTGATACTGAAGTCTTTTGGGGtgtttttccaattttcacTTGCTACTTTAGTTTAAAGAGGAAAGAGGCGACACtaatgcggatgctcttaaTGGACCTAATACGTTACAACTTTTAAAACTATGGATTCTGGGCATTATCAAAATATAACATGGATTAAAAGGCCAATAGCCCACTCCTTTTGGACTCTAGCCTAATTTACTGCTGTGGCGTATGGGTGGAGTAAGCCCAAAAAACACCGACCATCATTTCAAGTACTCACGCTTTTGATGAGATCAAATCTTTACTTTCTATGTAAAAGATGTGAGGAAGTGTCATTAGATTACAAGACCATTGATAAGGATATACTTTGATACTGTGAAAAATATGTGATGGACATGTTTGATACAATAAGCTTCATAAATAAATTTACAACTAACCTTACGGGAAAAAATCAATGCAAAATGATACTCTCTGTCATACTTTAAATGTCTTCTATGGGTgttcgtgcattttcaaactcccaaaaaatatattttttatagtatattttaatttcttacaccaaattaaaatattcattgagtactttaaattagtgtaaaaaaaagaatataaagaaaatttaatttttggggtttgaaaatttaagaattttcgtaggggacatttaaaatgggacggagggagtatttgatAACTGatgattaattatttttctaaCCTAAGGAATTGAATATAAATAAATCAGGAAGGTTGTTGAGACCGGCCTCCGCCGCCTCTTACTTtctgtaaattatttttttatcaaagctCGAAGCAAAAGTATCAAAGTATATCtatttatattataaaaaaaagcaTATCTATTTTAATCCATGTAATTATCTCTTTCTTGGGATGTCTTCTTTATATATAGGAGAGAAAAAGGCTCCATGTGATAAACTCTCCGGGTGCTTTCAAGAACTCGGGGTTTGTCCTCATTGTGCGGTGGTCAACTAAATGAATCCGACCCGCAATCACTACATAATTTGTGCGGTGGTCAACCAAATGAATCTGACCCGCAATCACTGCATAACTCCAGACACGTGTTTAGAATTAACCGTTTGACACATCTAGCTCGCTTAGATGAATAGTTCTGGACATATAATAAGAAATACTTTTGTATAGTGCCAGCAAAGCCATGACATCAATTGCCAGAAAATTAGTTTCTTACCTATTTCTTTTGCAATTATTCTAGGACCGCGTCAAAATACATATTcaaatacacattcacacacacaagTGTATGAACTCCACATACAAGTGTACGGATTCCACGCACTGCACATACTTTCGTGGCTTTCGTGGTCTACAAGTCCAATACCAAAGACCTAAGGTTCCGATCTACTGACTTTTTGAACGTTTATAAATTAACCACtcaataaaatttgaaatcacAGCCACAACCAAGTTAAGAACAACATATTAGTCCTAGCCGGTTGTAGCATAATAAATCGAGAAATGAAGGTGGCGGCGACGGAACTGGTGTTTATCCCTTCCCCGGGGATGGGTCACCTGGTGTCAACGGTGGAGATGGCCAAGCAACTCATCGGCCGAGACCACCGTCTGTCAATCACGGTCCTTATAATGAAAACCCCATTTGATAAATCCAAGGTCGTTTCAAGCACCCATTCGCTGCTGCTAAAGGCGGCGGAGGATAGGTTAAAGTTCGTCGAGCTCCCTCAAGACGAGGAGGCGGCGACGGAGCTCCGGACCAAGAACGCCGGCAACTTCATGTCGGAATTCGTCAACATGAACAAGCACCACGTGAGAGATCACGTAACAAAGATGATGGCCTCGACCGAGTCGGGTCGACTCGCCGGGTTCGTCGTCGACATGTTCTGCATCCCGATGATGGACGTGGCGGCCGAGTTCGGGCTCCCCACCTACGCTTTCTTCACCTCCAACTGTGCTTTTCTCGGCCTCATATTCCACCTCGATACCCTAAGCCGCAACGAGGATGTTACTGAGTTGAAGGACTCGGACGCTGAGTTGGAAGTACCGGTTTTTGTGAACCCAGTCCCGGCGAAGGTGTTGCCTGGAGTGGTGCTGCACAAGGAAGGGGGGTCTACATTTATGTTGGGTGTTGCCAAGAGGTTGAGAGAAACAAAGGGCATTATGGTCAATACCTTTGAGGAGCTGGAATCCTATGCGGTCAAGCGCCTCGCCAAGGATGATATGGTCCCTCCGATCTACCCGGTGGGACCCGTACTTCACCTGGTGAAGGACGAaaaggaggaggatgaggaggtGATCCAGATCATGAGGTGGTTGGATGATCAGCCTCTGTCGTCGGTGGTGTTCTTGTGCTTCGGGAGCATGGGAAGCTTCAACGGCGAACAGGTGAGTCGAAGCATAATTTGAACATATTTCATTCACATATCATGcatatacatttttgtggggtctaTATCGGAGTcttaaaaaatgatttaaaccgctcaatctttttttaaatatttttggaagggttcctgtgaaaaatcagctccgacggatattggtaagagctttttcagaaatcgtagggcaaaacagaatgattcgcCCTACGATTTCTAataaagcccttaccgatatccgttggagctgattttttacagaaaccctccaaaaaatattttaaaaaagatgagcggtttggatcattttgcGGAACCCtgatatgggccccacaaaaatgtatgtgcatgatatgtgcacaaaagtATGTGCGGGAATCATTACCGTTTCAACAAAAGCTTGGttcaaatgaaaaattatttaatgcCCCTGGGCACTTGTCACGTAGTATCCCATATTCTTTTCTTCACCACTCATACATTTGTATAGCTTTTTTCCATCACTCATTTGTATAATTTCCATCACAACGTATATGGAGCGCACACAAATGTGCAATTGAAAATAGCTTAGGTATTGCCACGTAGTATCATAGGAGCATTGAATTATTACCCGTTCAAAGTAGACGCTCTAAGGAAACTCGAAATGAGCTCTCCCTCtttaaaatagaaaacaataaTTATAATCAAGCATTTATATATAGCATCAAAAATAGTGGAGCACATGCatccaattttttcaattttaacatCTCACGTGGTAATCAAAATATGATACTTATACATAGTTACTAAAAGCATTGCTTTTTGAATACCTATCTGGAAATTTTATAtctatttcaaaatcaattggcaatgagtggagatgtcccaaatgttatttagtgatcactcattccactcccaagcaatgtgggattctattttcttaacatcacccctcacgtgcagccgcatttgaggtctgtcacgtgtggccacttttaggtcctatcatcgtgcaacctttttgctggtctgtcatcgtggggtgtggattgttaatttttaaaatgtggggtggaacgggtcccgctctgataccatgtgaaaactttatatccatctcaaaaccaattgacaatgagtgaaaAGGTTCCAAATGTTATTtagtgatcacccatttcagTCCCAAACAATATgagactctattttcttaacaacCTGACTGTGATATGTCATATTTTCAAGCTAGACTATTTGAACCAGACGCAGACATAGAGATGTGCAAGGGGACCTGGGCCCGTGCTTCTGCATACCTCCTAATTTGAAaaacatagattttttttttagagctcAATAATAATGAAAGTGAACTCTCAGAAGGGAGAGAGTACTAGCTAGTATGTCAAAAGCACATGATAGCATTAATTTTAAACAACGAttccttttttctttaaatAAACAAAGACCCATTAAAGTCTATCTTAAATTCCAACCAATACTTCACTTTTCCAACTACAAATCTTGGACCCAAAGAATTTCGGTTTTGATAATTAACCTCAAGATAGCATTAATTTTAGACTGCTGATTTTgctactcctttttttgttaacgacACTCTCctgcaagtattttttttgtgcaaaaatacactttcaAGGGATTGACATTAAAAGAAACTGGAGtagcaaaatcatttttctaattttaaacaatgattccttttttttctttaaacaaAGACCCATTAAAGTCTATATTAAATTCCAACCTACACTTCAGTTTTCCAACTACAAATCTTGGACGCAACGAATTTCGGTTTTGATAATTAACCTCAAGAAAAACTCATGTTTTGCCATTATAGGTGAGGGAGATAGCACAGGCCCTAGAACAAAGCAAGCACCGATTCTTGTGGTCTCTTCGACAGCCTCCGCCAAAGGGAAAAATAGAGATGCCAAATGAGTACCAAGACTTGAGCCAAGTGCTACCAGAAGGATTCCTGGAACGTACAGCAGAGATTGGGAAAGTGATCGGTTGGTCCCCACAGGTGGCAGTGCTATCCCACAAGGCTGTAGGAGGGTTCGTGTCACACTGCGGGTGGAACTCTACATTGGAGAGTTTGTGGTGCGGTGTGCCCGTGGCCACATGGCCAATGTATGCCGAACAACAAATGAATGCGTTTCAGCTGGTAAGGGAATTGGGATTGGCCGTTGACATTAAGTTGGACTACAAGAGGGATATGAGGTATAGTAGTATTGAGCCTAAGTTAGTGACGGCAGATGAGATAGAGAATGGGATACGAAGATTGATGGAGAACGGGGATAAAAGTAGTACTGAAGGAATCAAACTAAAGGTGAAGGAAATGAGCAAAAAGAGTAAGGTTGCCATAAAGGAAGGAGGATCGTCGTATAATTCTATTGGACGCTTTATCGAGGATGTCATCATTAACGTGCACTCCTCATAGTTATTGTAATGCCCCGTATTTTCCTTCGTGGAAAATGATCTTGACTGTAACATTTTGTTTTTAACATTCTGTTAAGAGGCTCCTATGATGAGGGGTTTGTATCTTTCTCTGTGAATGAACTGCTGGGAGTTTATCTCTTTCAACTCCTAATTtgggagggctaagagatgTTTTGGATTGCTAATTCAGAAGGAAGGTGCTACGTCTAAAGTAAATCAAAGGCTCAAGTCCTATATCAACAGGTGTCCCAATTGTGTTTTCATAGTGTTGGTGCTGATGGTCTCTAATAATGTGTTGGTGGATTCATGTTGGATTTTGGGAGATAATCTCTGTGTTGCGATGACTTAGAGGCTCTATTTCCTCCTATTTCGAAAGTCTTCTCCAAGTTCCCTATGGTGAAGATTTCTATCCTGAGATTTTCAGCTATGTACCTCTCTTTCAAGATGATAAGTGTGTTGGGGAAATAAGGGCCCAAATGCACACACAAATATCACCACAAAACAGTCACAAACTGTGTAAAATCACAGCAGAAACGCAGCAGTAACAGATCAAATTCTCAGCACACTATCAAGCTAGAAACATGCAGTTTTCAGCCACAAAACAGAGCAGGAAATATAGCAATGAATAAACTTATCTGGGCACCGAAAAATTCTGATTTTCCTTCACTTGATTCAAGCTTTACAAAGCCTTTTTCTTCACCTTCAAACACAGCACACACAGGAGCACACAAagcccttttttcttttctcttttctctttgtctacgtttttttttttccttcttttttttcttacaaagaCAAAGACACACACCACTAGATATTTCTAGTACTAGATTCTAGACCCACCTTTTAACATATTACATACTAGGtacaaaagtataaaaatattacATGAAAGCCCccaaaaagtaaacaaagaaaTACCCAAATTGGGTTTACATATTTCTAACATCCCCCCTTAAACCCAATTTCCAAAAGTCTTCATGCCAAGCATCAACTTCAATCTTCCAAACACGTCATGCTTCAaaggttttgtgaaaatatcaGCAACTTGATCATAGGACTTGCAATAAACTAGCTCCACTTCCTTTTGCTTCACATGCTCCCGGATGAAGTGAAAACGAGTATCAATATGCTTGCTCCTTtcatgaaataccggattcTTTGCCAACGCGATTGCCGATCTATTATCAACATGCACCTCCGTGGGACTTCCTTGTGGAAATCCCAAGTTCTCCAACAAATTTCTCAACCAAATAGCATGGCAAACGGCGGAGTTAGCGGCCACATACTCCACTTCACAAGTAGACAAAGTAACAATGGGCTTCTTAGAAGACCAAGTAAAAAATCGCATTTGCCATAAAGAAAGCAAAGCCCGAAGTACTTTTCCTTTCATCTAAATCTCTTCCCCAATCACTATCGGAATATCCAACAAGCTTAAAATCATCTACACAAGAATAAAGCATGCCATCATTGAGTGTATCTTTGATGTAACGAAGGATTCTCTTTGCCGCATTAAGATGTGATTGGTCCGGTTCTTCCATGTATCTACTAATCAACCCAACACCATAAAGTATGTCTGGCCTAGTGCAAGTGAGATACCGGAGACTTCCAACAAGACTTTTAAAGTAAGTCGGATCAACATTGCCACCATTAGTACTCTTTCGAAGCTCTACTCCACTTTCCACGGGAGTGTTCACCGGATTGCAAGAGTCCATTCCAAATCTTTTAAGCACTTCCTTTGCATAGCCACTTTGCGaaataaaaatttcatcttcCATTTGCTCAACTTCAAAGCCAAGAAAGTGAGACATCAAGCCAATGTTAGTCATCTCAAACTCCCGAATCATACTTTTCTTGAACTCTTTGAACATGTTAGGAGCATTCCCGGTAAAGAtcaaatcatcaacatatagGCACACAAGCAAAAAATTTCCATTGGCATCCACCTTAGTGTACAACGCATGCTCATAAGGACATTTTTCAAAGCCATTCTCCACAAAGTTTTTATCAATTCTAGCATTCCAAGCACGTGGTGCTTGTTTTAGCCCATAAAGAGTTTTTTTCAACTTATACACTTTGTCTTCTTGCCCAACTTTGACATACCCCAAGGGTTATTCCACATAAATCTCTTCTTCAAGGAAGCCATTTAAAAACGCTGATTTCACATCAAGTTGATAAATCTTCCATTTATGTTGGGCGGCCAAAGAAATCATCAATCTAATAGTCTCCATTCAGGCAACGGGAGCAAACACTTCACCGTAGTCAATTCCGGCTCTTTGCTTGTAACCTTTAGCAACCAATCTTGCCTTGTATCTTTGAACGTCACCACTTGCATTTCTCTTTGTCTTATACACTCATTTCACTCCAATTGCTTTGTGGTCTTGTGGTAGACTAGTGAGTACCCATGTACCATTCTTCTCAATTACATTGATTTCTTCATCCATAGCtttcttcaatttcttctcTTGAATGGCTTCTTCATAGCCAATAGGTTTACAATCCATATccataaagaaacaaaacaaattcaagTTGTCTTCCTCCATTTCGATTTCTTCATAAATTTCTTGCAAGTTTCTTGTTTTCCTTGGCCTTTCACTTGAACTAGCctccgatgatgatgatgatggtgaggAAGAATCACTTCTATAAGATGAGGGGGATCCATGTGGAGGAGATTGTGGCTCTCTTTCAACTTCATTTGGCACttccatctcttcttcttcaagaacAAGCTCAACATCATTGGTGgcttctttttccttccaatcccacatttcttcttcttcaaatatTACATCTCTACTCATGATCACCTTCTTGGTAAGAGGGTTGTATAATTTACAACCCATTGTTTTATCACCATAGccaagaaaaatgcatttttcaccTTTGTCATCAAGCTTTGTTCTTCTAGCTTCCGGAATCTTTGCATATGCAATGCACCCAAAAACTCTAAGATGAGAAGCACTTGGCTTGAATGAGCTCCATGCCTCTCTGGTGTCTTGAAGCGAACACTTTTAGTTGGACAACGGTTCAAGAGATAAACGGCACATGCAACGGCTTCGGCCCAGAATTCTCTAGGCAAGCGCTTTCCTTTCAACATGCTTCTAGTCATATTCAAGATTGTTCTATTCTTCCTTTCGGCAACTCCATTCAATTGTGGCGTATAGGATGGAGTCACTTGGTGCACAATACCATGCTCTTTGCAAAAATTCTCGAAGGCATTGGAAGTATATTCACCACCATGATCGGTTCTCAACATCTTGATATAGTTGCCACTTTGCTTCTCAACAAGAGTCTTAAACTCTTTGAATTTATCAAACACCTCCGACTTCCTCTTTAGAAAATACACCCAAGTCTTCCGGCTATAGTCATCAATGAAAGTGAGGAAGTACCTATTCTTGCCATTTGTCATGTGTTTCAAAGGATCACATACATCGGTGTGCACAAGCTCCAAAGGCTTTGATGCTCGCCATCTTGCTTCTTTAGGAATGCTCAATCGATGGTGTTTGCCAAGAATGCACCCTTCACAAACTTTATTGGGATGATCAATAAAAGGCAAGCCTCTCACCATATCTTTAGTTGATAAAAGCTTCAAACCACCAAAATTAAGATGCGCAAACCTCAAGTGCCACAACCAAGCATTATCCTTAACAGTAGCATTATCCTTAACAATAGCATTAAAGCATTTCATAGCATCATGTTGAATATTTAAAGAAAATATTCTATTCTTTGACATTTTCACATGAGCAATCAAATTTCCACAAGCATCTTTAATAGTAAGATAAAGATTCTTCATGCAAATATCATATCCCTTCTCCAAAAGTTGGCCTAAACTcaagatattatttttcatatCCGGAACATAATAAACATCGGAAATAAAATCATGATTACCATTCTTGAGTTTGATTAGAATCTTACCTTTACCTTTCACTGAAACTTTGGAGTGGTCGCCAAATGTCACATGGCCTTGCACCGCCTCATCTAGTTCAATAAACATGCTCTTCTTGCCACACATATGATTGCTTGCCCTGGTATCAAGAAGCCATACATCGCTTTGATCTCCATTGGACCCATTGTAAGCTAGCAACAAAGTAGGCCCAACTTCTTTGTACTCTTTCTCCACATAGTTAGCTTGCTCACCAACTTCACTGCTTGACTTTGATCTACACTCATAGCTATAGTGCCCAAATTTGTGACAATTATAGCATTCAACATTCCTCTTGTCATAACCACTCCGATTATAAGAGCGGTTGTAATCGCCACCTCCTCTaactcttcctcttcctcttagAGCATATGAGTTTTGGCCTCTTCCACCTTCACTAGTGTTTCTTCCACCTCTACCTCTATTCGCATAACCTCTTCCATGGCTTTCAAAGCCTCTTCGACGATTTCCATAGCCTCTACCACGGCCATCATAGC
Coding sequences:
- the LOC131324374 gene encoding anthocyanidin 3-O-glucosyltransferase 2-like, coding for MKVAATELVFIPSPGMGHLVSTVEMAKQLIGRDHRLSITVLIMKTPFDKSKVVSSTHSLLLKAAEDRLKFVELPQDEEAATELRTKNAGNFMSEFVNMNKHHVRDHVTKMMASTESGRLAGFVVDMFCIPMMDVAAEFGLPTYAFFTSNCAFLGLIFHLDTLSRNEDVTELKDSDAELEVPVFVNPVPAKVLPGVVLHKEGGSTFMLGVAKRLRETKGIMVNTFEELESYAVKRLAKDDMVPPIYPVGPVLHLVKDEKEEDEEVIQIMRWLDDQPLSSVVFLCFGSMGSFNGEQVREIAQALEQSKHRFLWSLRQPPPKGKIEMPNEYQDLSQVLPEGFLERTAEIGKVIGWSPQVAVLSHKAVGGFVSHCGWNSTLESLWCGVPVATWPMYAEQQMNAFQLVRELGLAVDIKLDYKRDMRYSSIEPKLVTADEIENGIRRLMENGDKSSTEGIKLKVKEMSKKSKVAIKEGGSSYNSIGRFIEDVIINVHSS